The genomic region TTAACATAATACGTCATAATAAGTCggaacatttaaataaattggcaACTTTGACTCAAAAGAACTAAAAAAACTCAATAAAGTAATTACTTTCCAGCAACAATGGCCGCGTACTCAAAGTGCTAGTCGCCAAAATGCGTCTCGACGAAGACGACGAGGTACCGGCGAAACGGCAAATGGTATCCACACCGCAAAGCTTCTCCCCACGAGCTTCCACTTCTCAGAACACAAGCCACTTCAAACAAAGTTTTACTAAGAGACAGGATTCAGAAAATTCCGAAACACAATCCCCAGTTTTAGGGAACTTCTCGAAGAAGCAAGAGTTGCGAGATTCCGATACACAGTCGccaattttaagtaatttctCCAAGAGACGGGATTCCGGGGGTTCGGGAAATCAGTCCCCGCTTGTGAGGGCTAAACGGTCTGTGTCCCGGGACAGGGTGAAACTGTCCCGGGAGTTGGATGGTAGCGGGGATTCCCCGGATGTGAGATTACGAAGGCTCGAGCGGTTCCCGTCGTTTGACGCGCCCAGCCCTAACGGGTCTACGGACGCTAGGGTTATTGTGTCGtgagtagttttttttaatatttgttataagAAACAGACTATATACTTTTTTTCGCCGTAAACTttttaaactatgtatttatttgtaacgAAACGAATCTTGCTTTTGGTATGATGAAAATGCAATCTATTGATATGCTTTGAAAATTCTTAATTACCATTAATTGTAGTTTTTACCAAAGCTTTTATATTTCTGAAATTAACTACGTATATCTttcattttatcatatttttattttggctTAGCAAATTTTgtcaatacatttaaaaaatcacaataaGTTCCCAATGCTTCTACTACTACCCTCacttacaacaaaaaaattgcaGCGAATCGTCAGACCCGTGTTCGCACGTGGCCCGTCGGGTCAAACGCAACAACAGCAACAACAGCAACGACAGCCACGGCAACAACAGCAACAGCGACCCCGTGAGCGACAGCAGCAGCGACTTGTTGATAGAGACAAGAACGAGGCGGGCGCGGAAACAGATTGTTTATAAGGAGAAACCGTTGAATCGGTAAGtgttcaaaatatttactttttgggATTTTatacacacatattaaatgTTCCAGCACAAATATCCAACTTTTGGGCATGCaaatactttaattaatttgtgcaATTGTTATTTCCcgtacttaaatattatgtttcttatAATCAAAACTTTTGGGagtaatgataaaaattgtaacgATTTGTGATTTTTAAGCTAAGTCGAAATTCACCATAATCTTATTTTCCTCCGATAAAAATATGAGAGGCATTAAAATATAGAACATAGTTTAACCTAACtagtatatataaattttattgcaaaatattacttacaaaatatcactaaatttttttttttttattcaggaAAATGCGAAGGTGATGGCGTCTTATAGCTTCGTTCTGTGCCGCGACTGCATTCATCCTATAGCCTTACTTTGTTagagaatatttatttattacattttgatgaaaccctactatttgttttatttcaaaaagacCGATTTTGCCTACGTATCATTAGCATAATCAAGATTGTATGAATTAACATACTCAAAATTTAACATAGgttatattcataatatgcatttttagacaaaattctcaatatttaattggttatgtattttttgttttaaacaaaattggcgaagccgcaggcggaaagcttaGTCATGAGATGACAGTTGACACATGTATGCGTTTCCACCAAGGTTTCCACTGTAGATGTTATCGCTTGTCTTGAACACGGCgagatttgaaaaaaaaaatagtttaggCCGGCCCAGTTAGTTCTCCCCAATTGGCGATGTCattgttgtttgttttttcaGTTGCAAGATggttgtattttaatattagtaatggtttttttattgctttgttggtataacacaaaaaaaagtttgtatgAGAGAGAGACACTGACCTTTTGCGTCATACAGTGCGGCACAAAAGAGATGATAAAAAATGAGGGCACCACCGTCGCTCATATTATAGCAAAACAGATACTGCGACGCAAGCGATCTTGATACTAAAaagtatctaataaataacgCGATTTAAACTTGTTTCATTGTAGCAATCGTGTAAATTTAAGACAAatgttacttaaatatatttggaattagttattttataaaaatcggtcaagccgtttGACTGCAGAGGCGCACATAGAATCAAACATACAGTTCAAACACATCACCCTCCAGCCTGCTTCTGGGTCCgtcaggtaaaaaaaaaacaaagtgatttgaaaactacatatttttttgtaggtattttttgtatattcttaaatttcGTCGAAATCTAAATATTCTACTCCTTCAAAGGTCTATCTATAACTTTCATCCAAGTAAATGAATTTCCTTCTGAATTCATTCTGGCACATTTCTATTGTCCATTATAATAGCTTGCAGATACATCTCTCTTTCTACATCATTCTCTCTTTTGTGTGCTATAATGGGTTTTTCAAGCCGAATCCAatcttttttaaaagttttcgcAAATGCTCACGACTCCCATCATACCCAATTTCATCACGTAGCTGAGCCAATAATTTGCCAATCGTTTGTCTGTTCGTCTTTTTTTACGgtgtaaaagaaaatgaatttttCCAAATCTTTTTCTCGTTTTCCAGCTTGAAATTATGACAAACACCGaatgaaaactttataatatactatctTAGTAtactatgataatatatgACACCATGGACACCGCTACGAACTTTTTCATGATTTCTCTTTTTTTGAGtaaatttcttgttttatataacaactagcggtccgccccggcttcgcccgtggtacatattaacgttttctctacataagaaccatcctcgtacttcaaggaatataataaaaaaagaattatcgaaatcggttcagccgttctcgagttatggaattacaacgaaaagtggcattgatttttatatattagagaagATTTTATCTCAAGAATGTGCTGCCaggtaatgaaaaaaaaaattgttctaaaataattaatttcatctcttTTATGTCGTACTGTACTTTAATCATCAGAAGGATTTATTGTAGtgggtaaataataaataaattttaattaatttataacaacttTGTCTATGTATACTTAATTTCTAGAAATACCGCACGGTACAGCTTATTTTGTACATTGCCTAACTTTCATGCCTTTTTCAAGAcgttataagtaataaaacaccaatagtcttatatcaattttattcaattataaacacttaattactattatattaacaactagcggtccgccccggcttcgcccgtggtacatattaacgttttctctacataagaaccatcctcgtacttcaaggaatataataaaaaaagaattatcgaaatcggttcagccgttctcgagttatggaattacaacgaaaagtggcattgatttttatatattagattagcACAGAATGTAAGGAAACACGCTatcaacaattttattgtgtACTATTCGTGTaacagtaaaattttatatggagGATATTTCACTGATTGTAAGTGggcattttcacaaaaatgtatACCCCCTGATTTTCACCTGTCCCTCGAATTCATTAAATTCTATATAATGAAGTAGTTGccagaattatttatatatgctATCAAAGTGAAGAAAcgtatacaatattttgtttttttaacaaaaactatgacttaatctaaaataaagttaagttaattataaataaccattGAAAAATGTGTAATTTTACGCTGTCCCCTGCTTACTCTTACGCgtttattaaatcatttctTAACTTTTTTGTTAGAAAGGTACCATCTTTTAAGGTTTTATTTGGTCCAGGATAATCAGTTACTGtgataatagttaaaatataataaccttatataacaaaaataaaatataaaaaaataaaaaagaaaatcaaaaaaattgtcCTTCCCGGAACGTTCAGTTTTGTCACCGATTTTCtaaaaaagaaattactgTGGTTCAAATAGTTTTGCATTACTGTCAACACCATAGCTACTGCTATGCAACTTATCAGGTTAGAAGCCTTCAGGGTCCAAAAACTGCTTAGAAGGAGTGCACGCGTGTTTGCAAGCCGCAAGGACCAAATTCTTCATTCAGGTATGTGACCATATTTTGGCTTATTTCTATCTATTTATCTTGTAgtatttagttaattttgttttaaatgtttttatatgtaagtCGATCAAAAGTTTTGATGAATATAAGTGTTgtggttatattttaaaccgtTTTTATTACGAGAGGATTATCAAATGTGACTTCCGCTGTGTGACTATTTGAGCGGTCACATATACGCTGAACGAAAAGTCACAACATGCCTGAACACATAAAGCAATGTTTACATGGCGATTTTCTtgagctataaaaatatttttctaagacATTTTTGACTGAGTTCCAAAAgtagatttcaaaaataaaaataatttccccATACAGATCGCAACAGCTGATTGATCATTTTGCATGAggaagtaaattttttttttagaggAAAAAAAGAAGCAGTATgcataaaaagaaacaaaataatccAGCAGAACTAAGAATCTAGACAATGTGCCTTGTTTAACTACGAAAGGtaataatgaaacaaaaatattaattttttttacgatatttttcattggttttttttttatttacagattaacCTTCGTGTTTGCAGCGTCCACtgaaacaagattttttatcCAATATGGTGAttgagattatttatttaaggttAATAATAAACGAATCACGAAGACTGATTATCGACTGATTAATTTGATTAGTgccaatataaaacataaaaaagacTTCTTATTCTTGAATCTTGATAGTAATTAACcctttagataaataataataatgtgatgGCTTAGTCCGAACTGATTGTGATAATTTAGGTTGAAGTTAagttaagtttataattaggtatatttattatgtgccTGCGTACTTTTTTTTCGCCATGTAAACGCACCCTTTCCCTTTTTAGGTATTCGGTTGTGTGACTGTCCCTATAATACGGagctgaattttttaaatatttcagtagattttacatttaatgccCTTCAAATCAGTCCCTTTAATGGAGAATAATACATAAGTGTTATATTTGTTGCCTTTTCTCTAAAAAagtatctaacattttaaatgtaaagatAATAATGACAGTTAAAGTACCAGAGTCACAATACTGAatgtactattattttttttaattagcttAGATCCAAAAGTTGGGAATAGTGagtgtttaaaatatacaaaataacgattttaagttaataaataaacaatatctaaaaattcttatattttgcACTGTTTTTCCAGCTACTGAATATAGTCACAAAACTGATATAAAATTGCGAGTCTTTCCATTGTGtcctattatttttacagattTCTCATTTTAAACccattgtattatattttttcttgaagTATATTGAATTTCCGTTTTAAAGAGaccaaaaaaagtttaaaatataatactttattaaaaaatgtatttttcaagCAGGGGGtacatttttgtgaaaatgccCAAGTATAAGTGATAAAaacgatacatttttttaaataccagaacGCCACATTTTATCATACAAGTTcctctattatattatttcgtaCTATTCTTGTAActttagtaaaattttatatggaggatatttaaacattaataattgtttaataatttattaattaacctGAAATACAAGTATTTTGAACACATCAAATGTAGAATTAAAACGCTTTTTAATAACATCAATATTCTATTAACATGGCAAAATTACtaatgtatgtaaatattttgaatgtcttatattttaatgtacaaTTTGAAGGGAACACTAAAATGCATCAATAACAGTCAATCCCATATTTCAAGTGGAAGCTCTAATCCCACAAACGGGATATGGACAAATGCTTTCCAATTCATtcttttgacgtgacaacgtcttataaattGGTTTGCCGGATGACACTTCAAGAAACTGCGTTACGCTCCGCTCACGTTATGCGCTCACAATGAGAGCGAGTGAGAGGCACGCGTCCCTTCCACTcgggcatggttagcccgcctaagagcgagaaagacagacataaaaagtcgttgtcacgtaaaactttcgcccgtataccgactttacaggcaaccacacaaaaattttttttttacagaattTGCGTACTATAAGCAACCTACATCGTCTAAAAGTGTTCGAGCGACGTGGTATAAGACTTTGAATGGAATTAACACGGCATTAATGTTCAAAATCTATTGTATCGTTCATTAGAAACTCTGCCTAATGCGTACATGGGCAGAGTTTCGATTCGGACAATTTTTGAGCGCCATTCTGAGTCCAGTTGTTGTTTTTATGTCAATGTTTTACAGTTATCTGTACCCTGCAATCCGAAACATGGAAGGGTAAGAAAAATGTAGACCAGATTTAGGCAATAATCATTAGtgttagtataaaattaataatataatatttaaacgtgTTAATTAGCATTCATAAACATTTCTATCACATCGTTTCGaaggaaatattaaatttcatacaaattacatTCTATGTATATGAGTAATTTGTTactttaacccattgagccccgagcagCCAGATCaggccacgacacaatagattttctattgtgtctgtgattccgggggctgagttattacaaCTCACGTACGTGCGCTAGAGATGACATAATGCTTCCTTCTCTTTCACCCACATATACCAGTCTTATggaaattgaaattaacagcattaaaaatatttactttgtaAGTTTTTAGCATGAAATTATCTACATATGTGCAATATTACCATTTACCTTTATTTCAACCTAAAGCAGGTTGTCATAGCAATGTTTACTTTGAGAACGTTAATAAAGGTGTAGGTATATGTGATAAAaacgatacatttttaaaaataccaCAACACCACATTTTATCATACAAGTTCATTTACCAGAAATGAGATAGCACTATATAGATAGACATGTGAAAGAAAGAGACAAACatatgtttcatatttattccgttacataaattaaaaataaaattgacttaAGCATATACCTACgccttttatttgtataatcatGAGTTGTAAAATGGAAATATgtttagtaataatatatatttattaagtgtCTAAGTATCAGCGGGCGGCTTGTCGGGCGGCGCGGGCGCAGGCTCCGGCGGCTGTAGCGTTATTGATGCGGTTTGTTCCGTTGCTTCCtgaacatttaataaaaaaatatatacattaatTTGTAGCAATAATCACAGTTAACAATGtagttaatacattttaatttttttaagaagtCTGACAAGTAcgttgactgaccggttggcttggttggtggCCCTACCTTTCAAGTcttgggttcgattcccacccggggcaaatatttgtgtgatgaacatagatgtttgctgtgtctgggtgttaattttccataaaattatttatttaaatttatatatgtaggtttatcagccatcttgTTTCCagaacacaagcgaaagcttactatgggatcagatcgtgccgtgtgaaaattgtcctggactatttatttatttaatgtttgtgtgtatgttcACCTGTACCGCAGCACCGCTGGTGCCGGCGGGTCTCTTCCGCTTTTCAACATGGCCGAAGCAGTGCTCGCACTCGTCGTCGCTCTCCGTGTCCGACTCGTCGAAGCGCCGCGGCTTCTCGTATATACAACAAcctgaaaattataattataggaggaatctatataatttaatgtcGCCAAAAGTGTTGCTAAGCGTTAAAACTCGAGAAGGGCTCGTACAATTCGGCTACctttttcaacatttttgttaataactcaccccccggaatcacagacacaatagaaaatctattgtgtcgtggtcagatcgggccgctcgtGGCTCAATGGGTTAGAAGGCAGCtaaaaacgataattttgctTATATGTAAACGCGGTTTGAACTGAGTCTTTATAAgctgttacaattttaatttatcactaaattatatgtagtatgtacatactagctttccgcctgcggcttcgctcgcgttatcataaatataagaaattatatactaaaaccttcccctTAAATCActctgtctattaaaaaatcccatcaaaatctgttgcatgattttaaagatctaagcatacaaACACATAGTCGGCGGAAAGTACAAAAAATAGTACAAAAGTACCCACATTTCGACTTCTTCTTATTCATATGCTCATTATCCACTGTGTCCTCAGTCCACACCACCTTCTTGCGTGCTTGTTGTTTCGTCGGCCGTAACGTGATCACGGTCACGCGTTCCACTGACTCCTGAAAAtatatcttgatggtatttattgggttttaaaataatctatactaatattataaagctgaagagtttgtttgtttgtttgaacgcgctaatctcggaaactgctagtctgatttgaaaaattctttcagtgttagatagcccatttatcgaggaacgCTATTGgctatatatacctattatcatcacgcgaagaccaacaggagcggagcaatgcgggtgaaaccacggagcacagctagtaattaatcaTACCTTTATTACGTTACTGGGCTTTGATCTATTGTGGGTATTTCATTTGTAAATAGATACTCGCCTTGGCAagatttatttgtaagttttaaacttttaatagttattattctaATCCAAGTggagacaaataaaaaaatcaaatcatttataGCGCTGTGagtctttaaatttaaagtatgATATAGTTTATAGAATGAAACTGATGAACTgatcaattatattatttttgcatttgaTTCTTATTAACGgtgtttcataataaaaataaaacaataaaaaatgcatacaaatgttcttaactataataaccttcgaaaataaaacacatttttagttctaaaatttttatttcaaacataaATAGCCTCTTCCAATACAATATAggtgtataaactataaatttcACAACATTAGTACATATAGATCagtaaaatatcaaaagaTTCATAACAACAAGGTATCTCAAGTATTTTTATCTGATCTCTTTACAATCattggaaaaaataaacattatatttcaatacaaatgacttacaaagaatataaatatgataatatgtgataaaatttatctttttgtttgtGCAAATGTCGCAAGTAACATCTCAAAATACTGTAGAATTAAAGTGTAGGTTATACAATGACAAATACTGTGAAACAATACAGTTGAAAGTTGATCCGAGATCAAAACATTTGCTATTCAAATGCAGTCAACAACTTTACAGTAAATACAATTTGcatattaatgttaaatttgaacattgataattttaatttgtgttcCCTCTAGAGACACATGTTTAGTTTGGTGATTTTTATGCAATATAACTCATTCTTTAATGTGAATACGCAATCACCTTTTTCTAATAAAGTATTtctctacattttttattttaacctaCCGAATCTAACTAAAGTTTACGCAATATTGGTCACTGTTAACaacgtaataaataatttacatgtatttatattttatacaatgcaATGTTACATCATCAATAAATTATCTGACAACTTTATTATTCATCAAGCCCTCAATTTTCGTATCATGATAACCTAGAAAATTCGCCAACACATCTCGCGTGTGTTGCCCTAACTTCGGAGGTGGCAACCTGACCTCATTACCACCTTCAGAATACACAGTGGGTGGACCAACCATCCTGATCTTTCCGGCATCCGGATGCTCCAACTCTTTAACCAACTTTATCTGTTTCACATGTTCATCTTCAAAAACCTCCTTCATTGTATTAACTGGTCCATATGCAAATGATGCATTTTTAAACACTTCCAACCATTGCTTTTTCGACTTTGTAGCTATGACGTCACTGATAATTCGTACAATTTCCTCACGATTTGCTACACGCGCCGCATTGTCTTTGAATCTTTCGTCTTCAATTAAATCCTCTCTCTGTATGAGTCGGCAGAAGTCTGCAAACTGAGCGTTGGAGCCTGTGCCTATAACCATCTCTCCATCGTTAGTTTTAAAAGACTGGTACGGAACCAGATTAGCGTGAGCCGTTCCCCATTTCTCACCCTCAATGCCGCAGTTCAAGTAATTATTTGCTATATTAATCATGCTAGAGATTTGCGTGGAGAGTAGATTACAGTCAATCTTCTGTCCTTTGCCAGTATTTTTTCTATAGTAAAGTGCAGTCATAATTGCACCAAACGCATGTAACCCTGTGGTGATGTCAGTTATGGCTACACCAGCCTTTACAGGTCTACCGTTCCTCTCACCAGTTGAGTTTAAGAACCCTCCCATTGCTGCTGCGATAACATCGTAActgaaataacatttaatgGTTCTAATAAGTAAAGTAACTAAATCATGTATGGTATGTAATATgaaattgcaataaaaaaaaacttgtttgCAGGCAGAATTTTAATCTATAGTGACTAGGTAATGTTTGTTAAATAAGTAACATAACTGATAaccataatatcataaaattccATTATACCCTGGTTTCATAGCATAAGGTCCTGTAGGCCCAAACCCAGTTATAGCACAATAAATGAGTTTTGGATTAACTTGACTTAGTTTCTTATATCCAACATCCAATTTATCCAACTTTCCGGAGAGAAAGTTTTCTACAACAACATCAGATTTCTTTGCCAAGTCATAAATAACTGATTTCCCTGAAAAGATCTCTATTTGTTAATAATGATATGAGATATGATCttgaaattattgatttttcatattaacacatacatacatggaTCTATATAATGGTAACAATGAATAAAGTAAATACTATATTGTTTTGTGCTAATCAACTTACCTTCCAAGCTTTTTAAATCAACACAAATActctttttatttctgttaacggataggaaataatatgaatcattttctttaataaatggTGGGCCCCATTTTCTCGTTTCGTCACCCTCAAAACTTTCAACTTTAATAACATTCGCGCCTAAGTCTCCAAGGTTCATAGTACACACAGGCCCCGCGATGATTCTCGACAAATCTAATACATTTATATCGCTTAATAATCCCGTATTCGTCGAATACGAAAATCTAATAAACTTCGACGGTGAAAACCCGCGAAAGATAGgctttataattatcatagttatttttttacaacgaTTTCATTTATCAATTGAAGTTACGGCCTGTGCGTGTGGCAATACCATCCAGTCTAGTTATCGTaatcaaaacatgtatttaactatgtatttacaaGTCAAATACATTAGATAAGTGTATATTTACCTCCTCTACCTGCGGGGGAACCGTCGTCACGGCGGTGCTTGTTGTCGCCATGTCTTCAGCTCGCACGGTACGCTGTCGATCTGCCATCAATATATTAAATCACATCACATCCTACTAATGCgtaatactaaatatttatagtaataacacaaaaatcaCGAATCCTTGATCTTGAACATAGAAGAAAACCTTAAACCACAGAGCGAGGTACCTTTACCTTTAACCTCCTGGGGCCTGcggtcatatatatattacatagacaataaaaaaatatttcaacgccATCTTTTGCGTATATGCGAGAATAATACCTCTAATCGATATAGTGGTATGTCATCCGCTATACTAAACGGTTTTTGGTTATATAAGTGACAGTGATTTGAAGTATTCTCATTTCGAAGTTGACGGTGGCTGTACGACGGCAAACACGTGGTCAGTAATCTTACATTTCTAGTGGTACCATTCGTATATTGCAGTATATCTTTGaatatctaattataaaagatattatttctgcaaccgcaatagttattttgaaagataaatctaaaacttgtgaaaaatatgaatgttttcttttatgtcaTACTGGTAAGACATTTGGTCTCAATTCTTGCCGATTTGGTATTGGTTACAAGGGTCCcatgtattacctatatgacattctttagtttatgttacagatttcattataattttcaaggaTTATAAGATACTGAGATCTACCAACACCTGGATGAGTCAAATATTGACCTATATGATGGACCTATGgtgtttcttgccggttcttctccatagatactgctttccgaatcggtggtaaatgttaatactgttatgacgattcaaaagtgcttttagaagaagtctaattgaataaataaatgtttgagatgaAGATAATCCCCCAAATGATACCGATGAAGCCGCCCAAACACCAGAAAATGAGTCTTCTTCCATTCGTCCAATGAGTATGAGTCACGTCAGTACAGAATCGTCACTATGTATGTCATCTTCAGTTGTTGGCAGACCATTTCGGGGACGCACATGACGTGGACCAAGCATTAGAGGAGGCTGAACAAGAGGATGGATTAGAAATAAGACCTAGGGGTGGACgtgacaatataaatacaccGCCGCGCCGGTGCAAAATACTTGAACTGGTTATTTCTCAcccttaaaaatacctatctttgaaccaagtt from Colias croceus chromosome 3, ilColCroc2.1 harbors:
- the LOC123706032 gene encoding LOW QUALITY PROTEIN: succinate--hydroxymethylglutarate CoA-transferase-like (The sequence of the model RefSeq protein was modified relative to this genomic sequence to represent the inferred CDS: substituted 1 base at 1 genomic stop codon), translated to MIIIKPIFRGFSPSKFIRFSYSTNTGLLSDINVLDLSRIIAGPVCTMNLGDLGANVIKVESFEGDETRKWGPPFIKENDSYYFLSVNRNKKSICVDLKSLEGKSVIYDLAKKSDVVVENFLSGKLDKLDVGYKKLSQVNPKLIYCAITGFGPTGPYAMKPGYDVIAAAMGGFLNSTGERNGRPVKAGVAITDITTGLHAFGAIMTALYYRKNTGKGQKIDCNLLSTQISSMINIANNYLNCGIEGEKWGTAHANLVPYQSFKTNDGEMVIGTGSNAQFADFCRLIQREDLIEDERFKDNAARVANREEIVRIISDVIATKSKKQWLEVFKNASFAYGPVNTMKEVFEDEHVKQIKLVKELEHPDAGKIRMVGPPTVYSEGGNEVRLPPPKLGQHTRDVLANFLGYHDTKIEGLMNNKVVRXFIDDIYFQESVERVTVITLRPTKQQARKKVVWTEDTVDNEHMNKKKSKCCCIYEKPRRFDESDTESDDECEHCFGHVEKRKRPAGTSGAAVQEATEQTASITLQPPEPAPAPPDKPPADT